Part of the Methanophagales archaeon genome is shown below.
ATTCAAGAAGCGAAGAGGAGGATTCGAGATAATTGTGGATATTCTTAATGTGGCGATGGAAGGTGCAAAGAAGACAGAGATAGTATACAAAGCGAATCTCAATTTTAAGAGAGCAAGTAACTACTTATCATATTTAGAAGAGCGCCAGCTTATAGAGAACATGGGTGATGGATACCGAACCACGGAGAAGGGAAAGGAATTCCTCCGTGATTATCAGAAGATGATGGAGCGATTGGAGTGATGATGAATCAGTCCGAATCAGTCCTGTAGTGTCTTCAGATGCTAATCGTGCACCATGTATCCCATAGTTACCAGTAATCCTTACCCCAGGTTCTTACCCTAAGACCATATATGCTTTTATATACCATATTATAAACAAAATAACGCAGTATGAGGTAAAGTAGCTGCTACTATGCCTGAAACAGGCAGGAAGTAAAAAATAATAGGAGGTGAAAGACGAAAAATGGATACCACATATAGAATAAGATTGATAGTCGCTGTTGCAGTGGCTTCAGTAGCGCTGACCATAGCAGTCGCTGGTATCGCATCTGCGAATCCTCCGGTACCCCCACCAAACGAGACTTCGCTGATTGAGACCTCCACCGATGTTACTGTCTCGGGAACATATTATGAGGAGACAACATTTGACTGGACATATTCAACTAAGGAGCTCAATGATACCCTTGAGAACGATGAACGCGTAGCGCAGATACAATATGATGCGCATACGTCTGCGACGGATGGCTATTTTGAAATCAAAAAGGGGGTTACCGCTGATGGGCAGAATACACCAAATCTGAAAGTAGATGCGAAGGTAGGTTTCGTCAAAGGAAATGCAGTGACCAGCTCGCTGGACTTAACTGAGAATGTCGGTATGAGTAACGTCGCAGAGGGTGATACTGCAGGAGGTACAGGCGTAGGTGCTCTCTGTCCATGGGCGCAAAACGCTTGCATACCGCCAACCAATACGTTTGTGGCTGCTGGCAGTCAATTGAAGGATGTGACACTGGTGAACTCACATACTATAACCACAGTAGCGACGACCAAGTCACCGCAAGTGCATCACGAGATAAACGCTAAAGGTCCAATAGTTGAGGGAGGCAATGAGACCATGGGTATGGGTACCATAGCCGCGGGCATGAAAGTCAGTACGATGGAAGGTTTGAACTGTAACAGGACTCATCCACTCGCATCCAGATTGACCTACAGTGAGCTGTCAACAGCAACAGGTGCGTGGAAGTTTATAAAGTCAATGACTCACACAGCGCAGATTCCACCGATTAACGAACCCAGTACGTATCCAATGTTCTCCTTTTAGAAGCTAAGAGCCACGGGGAGAGAATGACAGCGGCAATATTTTATAGATAAAGGGGTGTTTTGCTTTTGTACACCCCCGATTTTATTTTTTTCTTGAGATGAGTAGATGTGAGGTGACAACTAATGAGTAAAAAAATAGTAAAGGATATGATACTGGCAGGCTGTGTGGCTTTGTTGATGATAATAATGATACAGGGTGCATTTGCACAGCAGGGTGTTTGGGCTGTACCTCAGCCTGAGCGGATGTGGGCGGTAACAGATATTCAGCATATTGGCTCGTTGAGCATTAATCGTGATTATTCGCATTCATATTCCGCAGATAGTGTAATAGAAGAACGAACACATTCATTCAATGCGAATGTATCTGCTGGTAATGGCAACACACGAATATTTGATGTGTTCAGCGTTGCGCCAACCACTCGTGGTAGTCAGTTCTTTGTGAATACCATCATCGGGTATAACCCACTGAATATGAACATGAGCACATCTGCGCCGCGGCTGATTGGCAGCGAAGGCACATACATTGGGGACTCATATACCGGTAATAGCGAGCTATGTGCACCTGCGGTAAGGGTTTGTGGCGTTATGGGTTCACAATTCGACCTGAAACGCGGTGTAGTTCATTCCACTACGAGCACAAATACGCCCATGTCACTTGCCAGTTATGACTTCTCATCAACAGGAGAAGGAACTGTAAGTACAGGGTTTACTGTTGTTTCTGGCTCGGGCGATGCCCATACCAGTTATAGTCAGAAGATTAAAGTGGTGGGTGAGTTTGAGCGAGTGGACTATTCTGCCAGTTTCAATCCTCGGTAACTCTTCAAAATTGGGATTTGGGTCTTTATGAATGATTGAATAGATGGAGATGGCGTGAAAATGAGAAAAAGCGGAAACATCGTGGTAATGGCGGCTTCGGCTTGTATCTTATTTATAATGTTGTCATTGGCCCAGCCGGTGTCTGCAATACCGCCATCAGAAGACCCATTCCTGATTAAGACCTCTACTGATATCACATGCTCCGGGTCGGTTACGGATAGCGTATCATTCGACTGGGCATATACAAATAAGAACCTCAGTGATAATACTCTCACAAATGATGAGCATACGTCTGCGACTGATGGCTACACAGAGTTCTCAAAGGAGTTTACCGCTGATGGACTGAATGTACCGAATCTCCATGTAGATAAGAAGGTAGGATTCATCGCAAATCAATCAATGACCGGTGGATTGGATTCCACAGAAGATGCTGGAATTTTTATAGCGAGTGCGGGTATAACAGGCGGAGGATCCGGAACAGGCGGTCTTTGTATATGGTCTCAGCACGCCTGTGTACCACCATCCTGCGAGATTGCGGTTGCAGGCAGTCAATTGAAGGATGTAACACGGGTTAACTCACATACTATAACCTCGATGCAGACGAGCGAGTCCCCGCGGTTGCATCATGAGATAACCGCGAAGGGGGCGATGTGGGGAGATAACCAGACTTACGGCGCTGGTATTGGTACTGTATCAGCGGGTATGAAGGTAGATGTAAGGGAAGGTAATAACTGTAACAATACGGTACACCCTCTTGGCTCAAGATTGCGATATACCACCATCAGTACAGCAACAGGACAATGGAATTCCTTTGCAAAGTCCATGACTTATACATCTGCGATTCCTGCGCTTCAGATACCCGGTCAGTACCCACTATTCCCATAGTATTAATTTACATTTACATAATTTGCTCCTATCCACTCCACACTACTTCCGCCACACGCAGGTAGGGTAGGTTTTGTTTTTATACTCACACTTTTATTATGTTAACTTAACTCATGAAGCGAGCAACGCGTGGGAGAGAAGGGGCAGTGGCAGTAGTGGGAGTAATTGTGCTGTGTGTATCAGTCATCATGTTAATCATGTTCGTGATACCAACAAATGCCACACTTTCCTCTGTTGTTATTACTGCTGTTAAGCCCTCAGTCCTTCATCCCGGTGAGACCACCGAAGTGACTTTGATAGTGAAGAATAACGGGGTGCGAGATGCCAGGGATGTGAGAATAGAGTTCAAAGTTTCAGACCGCCAGAACGTCTCCATTGTGGGTTCCACCGTTGTTCAAATCTCATCATTAGATTCGTGGAGTGAGAGGAGGGCGAAGATAAAGGTTCATGTAGAGGAGGGCGTTCATGAGGGCGTTTATAGTATCCCGGTAACATATTCATGGAAGGAGTGTTATAACGATCAGAACTGGGGTTATATATGCCTGCCAAATACTTACGTTTATGACCCCAAGGCGGGGATGGGATTCCAGATTAATAAGCCTGTATCTGAACTCACCTTCATCGTGAAAGGGACACCGAATTTGAGTTTTGGTGAGGTGTACACAGAGCCAGCGCATATAAGACCAGGCGATGAAAGGGTCAAGATAACGGCGGTGATATGGAATATCGGGACTGCGGATGCAAAGGACATCGAGGTGAGATTAGGATGCAAAGATCAGTTTAAGGCTTCGTGGTCTGATGCTGACCGTGCATATAGAGCAAGGTTGAACACCGGAATTGGATTCTCTGCCGTTTTCTATGCTGATATCTCAGAGAACGTGCAACCAGGCGTGTACACGCTCCCGCTGGTGATCTCTTATAGCGATATGGAGAAGAGAGGTTATAAAGAGGAGAAGGAGATACAACTGAGAGTTGAGGGCAAGCCGGAACTTGCACTCGCATCTTACACTACAGAGCCGGGGAAGATAACTGCGGGAGACCATGTCAGGCTGCATCTGAGGATAGAGAATGTAGGTACCGAAGAGGCAAGATCGGTCCGCGTTCAGCCGCGGGCACCATTCAAGTTTGATATGGATAGCTTTTATGTGGGCGATTTGAGGGTAAAAGAAGCGAGAGATGCCGTCCTGGGGTTCATTGTGGATGCAAAAACCTTGCCGGGTGTATATCAGCAGGCTCTGGAACTGAAGTACATTAGCAGAGACAACGATACGTACTCATCTGTGGAGCATATTCCATTGGAAGTCCTCCCTGAGCCTCTGAATGCGAGCCACATGGCTAACATAACCAATACTTCTGCAGAGACTCACTTGACTCCGTCACCCATGATGTCAGGCTTTTATGCTCTCATGGCTATCATTGGACTCCTATCTGCACTATTTATATTAAAAGAGAGAAGCTCCCGGTGAGGAAGAATACAAGCCCGAGAGCAGCCATAACAGCAGTAATAGCTAACATCGCTGATTTATATCTTTGCTCGGATAAGAATCTCTTACCCTTTGAGAATGAATATGAGACAAAGGAATACCATGCGAAATCGGATAGGAAATGTCCTATGACCACAAAAAGGACACCATTCCAGATGGGTGATTGCATGCCGGTTAGTAGTGTTGCCCATCCTATGGTCATCCACCAGGGTATGAACGAGGGATTAAAAGCAGTGAGCAGGAACCCACCAATAACTGAACCCCCATACCGGTAGCGGTAGCTTCTGGTCGCCTTAATCTTATATGGCGAGGGCGTCAATGCCTCCCGGAGGATATAAGAGGCCATCAAAATCAGGGTAATACCTCCGATCAGATAGATAAAGGCTTTAAATTCGATGAAATAATCCGTCAACCTGAGCCCCAGGAAGAGCAGTACCAGAATCGTCGGCGATTCCGCAGAGATATGTCCGAGCACAGTGAAGGGTCCCGATAGCACCCCCTTCTTCATGCTCTCTGATAGCACAAATATGAAGAAGGGACCGGGTAGCACTGCACCACTTAGCCCGGTCAGGAACCCCAGCGCAACCAGAGAGGCACCGATGAGAAGGTCCATAGTTTGAAAAGTTATATAATATGTATATTATTAATTAGAAGGGCTCGTAGCTCAGTGGAAGAGTGCCTCCTTCGCGAGGAGGAAGCCACGGGTTCAAATCCCGTCGAGTCCATAGTATAGAATAGGAAGGTGATAGGAATGCAGATGATGCCACAGATGGGCTATGACAGGGCGATAACAGTGTTCAGCCCTGATGGAAGGTTGTTTCAGGTAGAATACGCGCGAGAAGCAGTGAAGAGAGGTACCACCGCAGTGGGGTTGAAAGCGAAGGATGGTGTTGTCCTCCTGGTAGACAAGAGATTGACTTCACGACTGCTGGAGGGCGGGTCCGTGGAGAAGATATTTGAGATAGATGAGCATATAGGTGCAGCTACTTCGGGATTGGTCGCAGATGCACGGATATTGATAGATAAAGGCAGAGTAGAGGCGCAGATAAACAAGATTGTCTATGATGAACCTATAGATGTACAAACACTTGCGAAGAGGATATGTGATTTCAAACAGGCATATACACAGATCGGTGGACTCAGACCTTTTGGCACTGCGTTATTGATAGGGGGCGTATATAACGGGGGGAACTATCTCCTCGAAACCGATCCAAGCGGAGCATTGCTGGAGTATAAAGCGACTGCGATAGGTTCCGGTAGGACTATCGTGACAGAGATGCTGGAGGAGATGTATGATGAGAACATCACTCTTGAGGATGCCATCATACTCGGTCTGGATACTTTATACAGGGTAACAGAAGGTAAGATAGATAGGACAACAGTGGATGTGGGTCTTGCGGAATTGGAGAAGAAGAGATTCAGAATTATGAGTTCCGATGAATTAGAGCCGTATATAAAGAAGGTAAAGAAGAAGAACGAGAAGAATACGAAGAAGAAAGAAGATAAGGGGAAATAGTAGAGATGGTGAGTTTGGACAAGGCGGTGATAGCGAGGTATAAGCATGGCAAGAAGCTCTTTGAGGTCCTTGTTGATCCCGAGAAGGTAGACTCTGTCAGGAGTGGATCAGAAGTGGATATGGAGGGAGTGTTAGCAGTGGAATCGGTATTTGAGGATGCTTCAAAAGGTGAGAAAGCCACAGAGAGTGACCTGAGGAAGGTATTCTCCACAACTGATGTGAGCGAGATAGCGATGAAGATAATAAAAGAAGGAGAAGTGCAGCTGACTACAGAACAGAGACGAAGAAGGGTTGAAGAGAAGCGGAGGCTGGTAATAGACCGTATTGCCCGCATATCCATAAATCCACAGACCAACACCCCCCACCCTCCTTCCAGGATAGAGATAGCAATGAAGGAGGCAAAGGTACACGTTGATCCGTTCAAGAGTGTAGATGAGTTGGTAAATGAAGCACTGAAGCAGATAAGAGCGATAATACCAATAAAGATAGAGGAGAATGAGATAGCAGTGAAGATACCACCAGCATATACGGGCAGGGTCTATGAGCTAAAGAAGAAATATCGCGTGGTGAAGGAGGGCTGGCAGGATGATGGGTCCTTCATAGCGCTACTACGAGTCCCTGCGGGTATGAAGGATGAAGCACTCTCGTTCCTGGGTGCAATAACGAGAGGAGAAGTTGAAACGCGGATTGTGAAGTGATGAAAAGGATGTATAAAGTGGTAATTCCGGGTGATTTCATCTCAGAGGACGTGAACCGCGCAGG
Proteins encoded:
- a CDS encoding ribosome assembly factor SBDS, yielding MVSLDKAVIARYKHGKKLFEVLVDPEKVDSVRSGSEVDMEGVLAVESVFEDASKGEKATESDLRKVFSTTDVSEIAMKIIKEGEVQLTTEQRRRRVEEKRRLVIDRIARISINPQTNTPHPPSRIEIAMKEAKVHVDPFKSVDELVNEALKQIRAIIPIKIEENEIAVKIPPAYTGRVYELKKKYRVVKEGWQDDGSFIALLRVPAGMKDEALSFLGAITRGEVETRIVK
- the psmA gene encoding archaeal proteasome endopeptidase complex subunit alpha, whose protein sequence is MIGMQMMPQMGYDRAITVFSPDGRLFQVEYAREAVKRGTTAVGLKAKDGVVLLVDKRLTSRLLEGGSVEKIFEIDEHIGAATSGLVADARILIDKGRVEAQINKIVYDEPIDVQTLAKRICDFKQAYTQIGGLRPFGTALLIGGVYNGGNYLLETDPSGALLEYKATAIGSGRTIVTEMLEEMYDENITLEDAIILGLDTLYRVTEGKIDRTTVDVGLAELEKKRFRIMSSDELEPYIKKVKKKNEKNTKKKEDKGK
- a CDS encoding LysE family transporter; this encodes MDLLIGASLVALGFLTGLSGAVLPGPFFIFVLSESMKKGVLSGPFTVLGHISAESPTILVLLFLGLRLTDYFIEFKAFIYLIGGITLILMASYILREALTPSPYKIKATRSYRYRYGGSVIGGFLLTAFNPSFIPWWMTIGWATLLTGMQSPIWNGVLFVVIGHFLSDFAWYSFVSYSFSKGKRFLSEQRYKSAMLAITAVMAALGLVFFLTGSFSLLI
- a CDS encoding COG1361 S-layer family protein, whose protein sequence is MAVVGVIVLCVSVIMLIMFVIPTNATLSSVVITAVKPSVLHPGETTEVTLIVKNNGVRDARDVRIEFKVSDRQNVSIVGSTVVQISSLDSWSERRAKIKVHVEEGVHEGVYSIPVTYSWKECYNDQNWGYICLPNTYVYDPKAGMGFQINKPVSELTFIVKGTPNLSFGEVYTEPAHIRPGDERVKITAVIWNIGTADAKDIEVRLGCKDQFKASWSDADRAYRARLNTGIGFSAVFYADISENVQPGVYTLPLVISYSDMEKRGYKEEKEIQLRVEGKPELALASYTTEPGKITAGDHVRLHLRIENVGTEEARSVRVQPRAPFKFDMDSFYVGDLRVKEARDAVLGFIVDAKTLPGVYQQALELKYISRDNDTYSSVEHIPLEVLPEPLNASHMANITNTSAETHLTPSPMMSGFYALMAIIGLLSALFILKERSSR